A region of the Rickettsiales bacterium Ac37b genome:
ATGTACGGCTAATAAATTTAACATAGAAGTTACTGCATCTAAGAGTGAGTCTGTTAAGGATGCAAAAATTGATAGTGAATTAGTGAGCACCCATCCTGCTAATTTCATAATTATGATAATAATAGCAGCTATAACTGAGCTATAAGTGGCATATTTTTTTAATTTGTCTAGATCAGATGTCATATTTTTAATCTTTCCTGTTGACCTTATTAACGCACATGGGTATATACACATATGTAGTGTTTTAATTTTATAGTGAATTTATTTTATATTAAAACAAAATAAGTTATAATTCATTAAGTAAATTTGATATTGTAACTCAAAGGAGTATATCTATGAACTCTAAGAAACTATTTATTAGTCTGGTTGTTAGCTCAATCGTGTTAACGAGCTGTGCAGAGCAAGGTGGAATGAGTAAACAAAGTGTAGGTACAATAGTTGGTGCTGGTGTTGGCGGGTTATTGGGTTCTACATTAGGTAAGGGTAGTGGTAAAATTGGTGCTGTAGCTCTAGGAGCTATGGGTGGGGCTTTACTTGGAGGATCGATAGGTAATTCCTTAGATCAAGTAGATAAATCGCGTATGCTTAATGCACAGCAACAATCGTTGGAGAGAGCATCTTCTGGTCAGACTACCACTTGGGTGAATCCAGATACAGGCCATTCTGGTAGCTTTACTCCGGTGAGAACCTATAGAGCAGGTGGTGGACAATATTGTCGAGAATATAATCAAACTGTTAATATAGGTGGTCAAGTGCATAAGGCTTATGGAACTGCGTGTAGACAACCAGATGGTTCTTGGCAGATTATCAATTAACTAAATAATGGCGGGTGTAGCTCAGTTGGTTAGAGCACCAGATTGTGGTTCTGGGGGTCGCCGGTTCGAGACCGGTCACCCGCCCCATTAAATTTAATACTCACAGCTTTCTACAAAAATTTCTAATTTACTTCTAGGTCGCAAATAGGTCGCAATACAAATCTAATTTCTTCACAAGACATCATAAAAATTATTTTTAAATATTTGAGCTATAACCGTTTTATAAAACAAAAAGAGAAAATATCACGAGCTTAATCTTTACTAGGAGGTGATTAAATAATAAGTAATATCAGGGCAAATTCTAGCTTCAAATTCCTTTCCTTATCATTTCTCTGCAAAAAATACTGGAATCAAAAGCTATTTCTTTACTTTTTTATTAAAAATAAAAATTTTTAAAAAATTAAAAAAAGGTACTTCCATGAATCAAAAATTATATATACCATCAGGAGTATCAGTAATCGTTTAAAAAGTCTAGGTGTACGGTTTCAGTAGTTGATGGTTAGGATTAATTCTAAAATTATTAGCATTTTGTGTGTAACAAGTCAAGATCATTTCAAAAGGCGTTTTTCTAGCAATAGAAGAAAGCCTTTTAGCATAATTATAAGCCATAACAAAAGCTTGTAGATGACTATCTAACTCTTCTCTACTAGTATAATGATACTTCTTAGTAGTAGCTTCTTTTATAGTCCTATTCATTCTTTCTACTTGACCATTGGTACTTGGACTATAAGGCCTTGTTGTGCGATGCCTGATACCGTAATCTTTACATTTTAGATCAAATCTATGTCTTGCTTTAGGAGCTCTGTACCTGGCTAAACCATTGTAAGCAAATTGAACACCATTATCAGTTAATATGGTATGTATCTTAAAGGGACAGCTACTTACCAAGTTATCAAGAAAATTAACTGTAGTATCGCCATTGCTATTATTATGCAGCTCAACATAAGCAAATTTACTCACTCTACATATTGCCACAAATATGTAAAATTTTCCCTCACCAATTCTTACTTCTGTGATATCAAGATGCATAAATCCTATTTCATAAGCCTTAAATTTCTTCTTCTCTTTGATATTATCTTCTTTGGGTAAACAAGATAAACCGTACCGTTTAAGGCATCGGTAAAGATTTGAACGAGTTAAATAAGGTATTTCTTTAATAAGTGCATCAAAGCAATCATCCAAAGGTAATTGCGTAGACTTACGAAAAGCAATAATCAAAGCTTCATCTTCGGGCTTCAAAATAGTAGTTGCTTTTTTAGGAGCATTAGAGCGATCTTCTACTCCTTCTTCTTTTCTTTGACGCCATTTTATCACAGTTTTAGGGTTAATATTATATTGTTCACTTAATTCTTTGATCGTAGCTTGCGATCGCTGTAATTCTTTTCTAATTGCGTGCGTAGTCGTGGCGCAGCCATGTAATATTTGTCCCACAATTCCTCCAAATTAATTATATCCCTAGCTCTTACTTATATACTCTTTTTTT
Encoded here:
- a CDS encoding Surface antigen LipA protein, which translates into the protein MNSKKLFISLVVSSIVLTSCAEQGGMSKQSVGTIVGAGVGGLLGSTLGKGSGKIGAVALGAMGGALLGGSIGNSLDQVDKSRMLNAQQQSLERASSGQTTTWVNPDTGHSGSFTPVRTYRAGGGQYCREYNQTVNIGGQVHKAYGTACRQPDGSWQIIN
- a CDS encoding Integrase core domain protein; this translates as MGQILHGCATTTHAIRKELQRSQATIKELSEQYNINPKTVIKWRQRKEEGVEDRSNAPKKATTILKPEDEALIIAFRKSTQLPLDDCFDALIKEIPYLTRSNLYRCLKRYGLSCLPKEDNIKEKKKFKAYEIGFMHLDITEVRIGEGKFYIFVAICRVSKFAYVELHNNSNGDTTVNFLDNLVSSCPFKIHTILTDNGVQFAYNGLARYRAPKARHRFDLKCKDYGIRHRTTRPYSPSTNGQVERMNRTIKEATTKKYHYTSREELDSHLQAFVMAYNYAKRLSSIARKTPFEMILTCYTQNANNFRINPNHQLLKPYT